A portion of the Flavobacterium limnophilum genome contains these proteins:
- the ytxJ gene encoding bacillithiol system redox-active protein YtxJ yields the protein MSVFSNIFGSSQEQNDSNKKINWIALTFMGQLDEMVAFSNQKPAVIFKHSTRCSISRFALKQFENEFDLEDKIDAYYLDLLEHRDISNEIASRFGVYHQSPQLLLIKEGKSVYDVSHSDIDAGELKGKL from the coding sequence ATGAGTGTGTTTTCAAATATATTTGGTAGTTCTCAGGAACAAAATGATTCCAATAAAAAAATCAATTGGATTGCGTTGACTTTTATGGGGCAGTTGGATGAAATGGTTGCGTTTTCCAATCAAAAACCGGCCGTGATTTTTAAGCACAGTACCCGTTGCAGTATTAGCAGATTTGCCTTGAAACAATTTGAGAACGAGTTTGATTTGGAGGATAAAATTGATGCTTATTACTTGGATTTATTGGAGCACAGAGATATTTCAAACGAAATTGCGAGTCGTTTTGGAGTATATCATCAATCACCACAATTGTTGTTGATCAAGGAAGGAAAATCGGTTTATGATGTTTCCCACAGCGATATTGATGCCGGGGAGTTGAAAGGGAAATTGTAA